A single genomic interval of Helicoverpa zea isolate HzStark_Cry1AcR chromosome 19, ilHelZeax1.1, whole genome shotgun sequence harbors:
- the LOC124639649 gene encoding uncharacterized protein LOC124639649: protein MAPPGERKPNQVEQKVVDPEAELSNVLRTYLKLAPKCSVEKRAGGVPQLAPQEKQLSILAHELHETLLCINLARKGQHAVRDANVKSGTRSSIVEYEQLESELRDERAQQAELDCLNYLAQKNVIELSKKVPTEADELGMIENANNRLRRMENRLDLATKRFCVVNADNRRVREEIHRLLVERNGFNIQWNRTIGKLVKGKMYLMDIFEIASMAFADRDECCRKLEALKWKGLFQLNRDISEMQAFESELNHLAKLEEFLRVKGSRRICEADEKEDIKRQEEIQACEKDIAKHDALLDEIFKYAGSDRVATIINRFQMTEIENFSCFILLCQVLQESIIIRRELDILRQRIFDQRDINEAREEKQDKRIAEMTKKLEELRASTQLKQELNNAADATTARVLKGIDDLVRLAKCDCTPLLALLGNHKDVTKWNVAKFLGILETEVKGLIQVVYGAVKPPAPTPKARKGPPPPPTSKLVADPYVEIIRPNRIEKLVPYQPCAYCVEDYIMNLVFETPAVPATKEYVESIFHLEDINTKFEIYTLTIPAKRHPYRGKKD, encoded by the exons ATGGCGCCCCCTGGTGAACGGAAGCCGAATCAGGTGGAACAGAAAGTGGTGGATCCTGAGGCTGAACTCAGCAATGTCCTCAGAACT TACTTGAAGCTAGCTCCAAAATGTAGTGTGGAGAAGCGAGCCGGTGGAGTTCCTCAGCTAGCTCCTCAAGAGAAGCAGCTCAGCATCCTGGCACATGAACTGCACGAGACTCTGCTCTGTATCAAT CTCGCCCGAAAAGGCCAGCATGCCGTCCGCGACGCCAACGTGAAGAGTGGAACCCGTTCCTCCATAGTGGAATACGAACAGCTGGAGTCTGAGCTGAGGGATGAGAGGGCCCAGCAGGCTGAACTGGATTGCCTCAACTATCTCGCACAGAAGAATGTGATAGAATTGTCCAAGAAAGTGCCTACTGAAGCCGAT GAACTGGGCATGATAGAGAATGCCAACAATCGGCTCCGACGCATGGAGAACAGACTGGATCTGGCCACCAAGAGGTTCTGTGTCGTCAACGCTGACAACAGAAGAGTCAGGGAAGAAATACATCGACTGCTTGTTGAGAG GAATGGGTTCAACATCCAATGGAACCGCACCATAGGCAAGCTGGTGAAAGGCAAGATGTACCTCATGGATATATTCGAAATAGCCTCCATGGCCTTCGCGGACAGAGACGAGTGCTGTCGCAAATTAGAAGCTTTGAAATGGAAGGGGCTGTTTCAACTTAATAGAGATATTTCT GAGATGCAAGCATTTGAAAGCGAACTAAATCACCTGGCTAAACTAGAAGAATTCCTACGAGTAAAAGGCTCTCGAAGGATCTGTGAGGCTGATGAGAAAGAGGATATCAAACGCCAAGAGGAAATACAAGCCTGTGAGAAAGATATCGCCAAACATGATGCGTTGCTTGATGAAATATTT AAATACGCCGGTTCCGATAGAGTGGCGACGATCATAAACCGCTTTCAAATGACCGAGATTGAGAACTTCTCATGTTTCATCTTGCTCTGCCAAGTGCTCCAAGAGTCTATTATTATCAGAAGAGAACTGGATATACTCAGGCAAAGGATTT TTGACCAACGCGATATAAACGAAGCCAGAGAAGAGAAGCAAGACAAGAGAATAGCAGAAATGACGAAGAAGTTGGAGGAACTTCGTGCGAGTACTCAACTGAAACAAGAGCTAAACAATGCAGCTGATGCCACTACGGCGAGGGTGCTGAAGGGCATCGATGATCTTGTTAG ATTAGCAAAATGCGACTGCACTCCTCTCCTAGCGCTACTAGGTAACCACAAGGACGTGACCAAATGGAACGTCGCCAAGTTCCTCGGGATTCTGGAGACGGAAGTCAAGGGTCTCATCCAAGTTGTGTATGGCGCTGTTAAG CCCCCAGCTCCGACGCCAAAAGCCCGCAAAGGTCCGCCACCGCCGCCCACGAGTAAACTGGTAGCAGATCCATACGTCGAAATTATAAGACCTAACAGGATTGAAAAGCTAGTGCCTTACCAGCCTTGCGCATA ttGCGTGGAGGACTACATAATGAACTTGGTGTTTGAGACGCCAGCGGTGCCAGCTACCAAGGAATACGTTGAATCCATCTTCCATCTCGAAGATATTAACACGAAATTCGAGATCTATACCCTGACAATACCTGC GAAGCGCCACCCGTACCGAGGAAAGAAAgattaa